A window of Elgaria multicarinata webbii isolate HBS135686 ecotype San Diego chromosome 2, rElgMul1.1.pri, whole genome shotgun sequence contains these coding sequences:
- the SUMO1 gene encoding small ubiquitin-related modifier 1: protein MSDQEAKPSAEDLGDKKEGEYIKLKVIGQDSSEIHFKVKMTTHLKKLKESYCQRQGVPMNSLRFLFEGQRITDNHTPKELGMEEEDVIEVYQEQTGGHSTI from the exons ATGTCGGACCAG GAAGCCAAACCTTCAGCAGAGGACTTGGGAGATAAGAAAGAAGGAGAATACATCAAACTCAAGGTCATTGGGCAG GACAGCAGCGAAATCCATTTCAAGGTGAAAATGACAACGCATCTAAAAAAACTTAAAGAATCATACTGTCAGAGACAG GGAGTTCCAATGAATTCACTCAGGTTCCTCTTTGAGGGTCAGAGAATTACTGATAATCATACTCCAAAGGAG CTCGGGATGGAAGAGGAAGATGTGATTGAAGTTTATCAGGAACAGACAGGAGGCCATTCAACAATTTAG